One Saccharomyces mikatae IFO 1815 strain IFO1815 genome assembly, chromosome: 16 genomic region harbors:
- the MRA1 gene encoding Mra1p (similar to Saccharomyces cerevisiae YPR010C-A; ancestral locus Anc_8.114), with translation MRPAQLLLNTAKKSSGGYKIPVELTPLFLAVGVALCSGTYFTYKKLRTDETLRLTGNPELSSLDEVLAKEKD, from the exons atgagaCCAGCGCAGTTACTATTGAATACAGCT AAAAAATCGTCTGGTGGCTACAAAATACCTGTTGAATTGACACCATTATTTCTCGCAGTTGGTGTAGCTTTATGTTCTGGGACATATTTTACATATAAGAAGTTAAGAACCGATGAGACATTGAGATTGACAGGAAACCCAGAATTGTCTAGTCTAGATGAAGTTCTTGCTAAAGAGAAGGATTAA
- the CMR3 gene encoding Cmr3p (similar to Saccharomyces cerevisiae YPR013C; ancestral locus Anc_8.116), producing the protein MNFSPSRQSSEKQVSYTGKSKSPNIGMCTINYKSNLPLQVPTVDQLNSGRNTRSYGHGGYNNERDCYDNTKINLPPISSLLPNFENGTPSSVDSRIQFPPQQVYQSMNVVPIVNEVYTPISMNTTPDQYPIYYTESQQPIPHNQPAHLTPSASLMMPVMVPTIYKPLAPYEKEPITVAPEPNFATIPMTGHPNNSIELCHNRPKSVPPKYSVVSNIQESNTGRTKSEPGATLNTSATFSDWKNDSRISFTKLRKQCPVCGKICSRPSTLKTHYLIHTGDTPFKCTWEGCSKSFNVKSNMLRHLKSHERKRNKVLNTT; encoded by the coding sequence atgaatttttccCCTTCAAGGCAAAGTTCAGAAAAGCAAGTATCATATACCGGTAAATCAAAATCTCCTAACATAGGAATGTGTACGATCAACTATAAGTCGAACCTTCCCCTGCAGGTGCCCACAGTCGATCAGCTGAACTCTGGTAGGAATACCCGATCATATGGTCATGGTGGCTACAATAACGAACGGGATTGTTATGATAATACGAAAATAAATCTACCACCAATTTCATCCCTTTTAcctaattttgaaaatggtaCACCATCTAGTGTCGATTCAAGGATTCAGTTCCCTCCGCAGCAAGTTTACCAAAGTATGAATGTAGTACCCATTGTTAATGAGGTTTACACGCCAATATCTATGAATACAACCCCCGATCAATATCCTATTTATTACACAGAAAGCCAGCAACCAATTCCGCATAACCAACCTGCTCATTTGACGCCCTCTGCTTCCTTGATGATGCCAGTCATGGTACCAACTATATACAAACCATTGGCACCATACGAGAAGGAACCAATAACGGTTGCACCTGAACCGAACTTCGCTACAATACCAATGACGGGTCATCCAAACAATTCCATAGAACTATGCCACAATAGGCCAAAGTCAGTCCCCCCCAAGTATAGCGTAGTTTCAAACATACAAGAGAGCAATACCGGTAGAACAAAAAGTGAACCTGGCGCCACATTGAACACTTCAGCAACATTTTCGGATTGGAAGAATGACAGCCGAATATCCTTCACGAAGCTGAGAAAGCAATGTCCAGTATgtggaaaaatttgttCGAGGCCGTCTACACTTAAGACACATTATTTAATTCATACAGGAGACACTCCTTTTAAGTGTACTTGGGAGGGTTGCTCAAAATCCTTCAATGTGAAAAGCAATATGCTGAGACATTTGAAAAGCCAcgaaaggaaaagaaacaaggTCTTGAACACAACATAG
- the MRX21 gene encoding Mrx21p (similar to Saccharomyces cerevisiae YPR011C; ancestral locus Anc_8.115) — protein MSEVLAVIEQPNSIKDFIKQDSNIAFLAGGVAGAVSRTVVSPFERVKILQQVQSSTNSYNQGIFSSIRQVYHEEGIKGLFRGNGLNCVRIFPYSAVQFVVYEACKKKLFHVDDYGGQEQLTNTQRLFGGALCGGCSVVATYPLDLIKTRLSIQTANLNSLSRSKAKNISKPPGIWKLLSETYRLEGGLKGLYRGVWPTSLGVVPYVALNFAVYEQLREIGINTSDTQPSWKNNLYKLTIGAVSGGIAQTMTYPFDLLRRRFQVLAMGGYELGFRYTSVWDALVTIGKTEGFRGYYKGLSANLFKVVPSTAVSWLVYEVMRDSIRNW, from the coding sequence ATGTCAGAAGTACTGGCTGTCATCGAACAGCCGAACTCAATCAAAGATTTCATCAAGCAGGATTCAAATATCGCATTTCTAGCTGGTGGAGTGGCTGGCGCGGTTTCCCGAACCGTTGTTTCACCTTTCGAAAGAGTTAAAATATTGCAACAAGTTCAAAGCTCGACGAATTCTTATAACCAGGGTATTTTTAGCTCTATACGGCAAGTTTACCATGAGGAGGGAATCAAAGGCTTATTCAGAGGAAATGGTTTGAATTGCGTAAGGATATTTCCTTATAGCGCAGTTCAATTTGTGGTATACGAGGCTtgtaagaaaaaattatttcATGTAGATGATTATGGTGGGCAAGAACAGCTAACAAACACTCAAAGACTATTCGGTGGTGCATTGTGTGGCGGGTGCAGCGTGGTGGCTACTTATCCACTGGACTTGATCAAAACAAGATTATCGATTCAAACAGCAAATTTGAATAGTCTAAGTCGTTCTAAAGCAAAAAACATATCAAAGCCTCCCGGAATCTGGAAATTACTAAGCGAAACGTACAGATTAGAAGGCGGCTTGAAAGGATTATATAGGGGAGTGTGGCCAACAAGTCTCGGAGTTGTTCCATATGTGGCTTTAAACTTTGCGGTTTATGAACAATTGAGAGAGATTGGTATAAACACTTCTGACACTCAACCCTCCTGGAAGAACAACCTCTATAAATTAACAATTGGTGCTGTAAGTGGAGGGATTGCGCAAACAATGACTTATCCCTTTGATTTACTGAGGAGACGATTTCAAGTCCTTGCAATGGGCGGATATGAACTGGGATTTAGGTACACCAGTGTCTGGGATGCGTTGGTGACAATTGGTAAGACAGAAGGCTTTAGAGGTTACTACAAGGGCCTAAGCGCAAACCTTTTTAAGGTAGTTCCTTCAACTGCGGTAAGTTGGCTAGTTTACGAAGTTATGCGTGATTCAATAAGAAATTGGTAA
- the RLF2 gene encoding Rlf2p (similar to Saccharomyces cerevisiae RLF2 (YPR018W); ancestral locus Anc_8.121) — translation MEQHPLSIPLQDDTKKKGILSFFQNTTTIKGNKVTKKKADVITLDDPSEDSNGAMMDTAEQKTITSATQEFADEMRAGSEKANAEDNILCCNSSSTKGTEYDKSTYKQTPGENSLAIKAKSKSSSPSSKRELSIIRKEQAKREKELKKQQREEEKHRKELLRQEEKRKKEQKAEEERQKRAEQKKQKEEEKRKKEEERLEAKRRKEEEKLKREEQIRSKEKAKERAQSRIGNFFKKVSDFNTPVVEKSDYEKFFLPFYAKDGVKVSNKWQLTKAQLDDIKKKIDDELSNTKDVTNSDELKSWLKSQKAPKGHKIKCKAVEVLQKMTLKEKTDDELQYLLAQVPHKYIKFYENVRPPYIGTYSVDFTLPVNDPFSTEGTGFNYDYDSDVEWVNEEEEGEVDNLESGEEEDDEDDEDIPSAGEFDGFLESEENSDVDGPTSAKRKYVGPLIPTICLQSDFENLSEDNKLYLRQIKAEVLIEADGPIDPFKEPEALTVSSKRSNSDLQTQKSSQSQSPEKKQKIVITNPKDLLQLLDEVQDSTFSLGTVTEIVQKNLPQYSKQTIKNTIKEHAIRGSGKGDLPRKWEVKDVQNWDNLRVNANTLTSSS, via the coding sequence atggagCAACATCCTTTATCAATCCCTTTACAGGACGATACTAAAAAGAAGGGCATActatcttttttccaaaacaCAACCACTATAAAAGGCAATAAGGtgacgaaaaaaaaggcagaTGTCATCACCTTAGATGACCCTAGCGAGGATTCCAATGGAGCTATGATGGACACCGCTGAGCAGAAAACCATAACAAGTGCCACTCAAGAATTTGCAGATGAAATGAGGGCAGGATCTGAGAAGGCCAATGCTGAAGACAACATATTGTGTTGCAACTCTTCATCCACCAAAGGTACAGAATATGATAAAAGCACATACAAACAGACACCTGGTGAAAATTCATTGGCTATAAAGGCAAAAAGCAAAAGCTCTTCTCCATCCTCCAAGAGAGAACTTTCAATAATAAGGAAAGAACAAGCAAAACGGGAAAAAGAACTAAAGAAGCAACAGCGTGAGGAGGAGAAGCACAGAAAAGAGTTATTACGTCAGGAAgagaaacgaaaaaaagagcagaaggcagaagaagagagaCAAAAGCGTGCTGAGCAGAAGAAGCAAaaggaagaggaaaaacgcaagaaggaagaagaaagattagaggccaaaagaagaaaagaggaggaaaaactgaaaagagaagagcAGATAcgttcaaaagaaaaggctAAAGAAAGAGCACAATCTCGTATTggtaatttctttaaaaaggTAAGCGATTTTAATACGCCTGTAGTTGAGAAGTCAGATTATGAGAAGTTTTTTCTGCCATTCTATGCCAAGGATGGCGTTAAGGTTAGTAATAAATGGCAACTAACAAAAGCGCAGCTGGatgatatcaaaaaaaaaatagatgACGAATTATCGAATACGAAAGATGTAACCAATAGTGACGAGCTTAAAAGTTGGTTAAAGTCCCAAAAGGCACCTAAAGGACacaaaatcaaatgtaAGGCTGTTGaagttttacaaaaaatgaCATTAAAGGAGAAAACAGACGATGAACTACAATATCTACTTGCACAAGTTCCGCATAAGTACATAAAGTTTTACGAAAATGTGAGACCTCCCTATATTGGGACATACTCTGTGGATTTTACCTTACCAGTAAATGATCCATTTTCTACGGAAGGCACTGGATTTAATTATGATTACGATTCCGATGTCGAGTGGGtaaacgaagaagaagaaggtgaagTGGACAACTTAGAAAGTGGtgaagaggaagatgacgaagatgacgaagacATTCCCAGCGCAGGAGAATTTGACGGATTTCTTGAGAGCGAAGAAAATAGTGATGTAGATGGTCCAACCAGTGCCAAGAGGAAATATGTAGGCCCTTTGATACCAACGATATGTTTGCAATCcgattttgaaaacttaTCAGAAGATAATAAATTATACTTACGACAGATTAAAGCCGAAGTGCTCATAGAAGCCGACGGGCCAATTGATCCTTTTAAGGAACCCGAAGCACTGACTGTGTCATCCAAAAGAAGTAATTCCGACTTACAAACACAAAAGTCTAGTCAGTCTCAAAGTCcggaaaagaaacagaaaatagTCATTACAAACCCTAAAGACTTACTTCAGCTTTTGGATGAGGTTCAAGACAGCACATTTTCTTTGGGTACTGTGACTGAAATAGTACAAAAGAACCTGCCGCAATACAGTAAACAAACAATCAAAAACACTATAAAGGAACATGCCATAAGAGGTTCAGGAAAGGGTGATTTACCCCGTAAATGGGAAGTCAAAGATGTGCAAAACTGGGATAATCTCCGAGTCAATGCGAATACATTAACTTCGTCTTCGTGA
- the DSS4 gene encoding guanine nucleotide exchange factor DSS4 (similar to Saccharomyces cerevisiae DSS4 (YPR017C); ancestral locus Anc_8.119), translated as MGKATCSFDNCHSAVITINENNIINLPEQVHNQFKLLENRTMQDAPLSENNFLVVPDVWDFDNVGVSREIPSSLLADSGNMGEFIFDYGNSSWKIKKCLKYLICADCDKGPIGIICQVQDQENDQERVLHLLSLRSLEVV; from the coding sequence ATGGGCAAGGCTACATGTTCGTTTGATAATTGCCATAGTGCAGTTATTACTATTAATGAGAACAATATAATAAACTTGCCGGAGCAGGTGCATAATCAGTTTAAGCTACTGGAAAATAGAACTATGCAGGATGCACCCCTGAGCGAGAACAACTTTCTGGTTGTTCCTGATGTCTGGGACTTTGACAATGTTGGTGTATCGAGGGAAATcccttcttctcttttagCAGATTCGGGCAATATGGGTGAGTTTATTTTCGACTATGGTAATTCCAGCtggaaaatcaaaaagtgTTTAAAGTATTTGATATGTGCTGATTGTGATAAGGGACCAATTGGTATAATATGTCAGGTGCAAGACCAGGAGAATGACCAAGAAAGAGTTTTGCATTTACTAAGCTTGCGCAGTCTTGAGGTTGtgtaa
- the TIF6 gene encoding translation initiation factor 6 (similar to Saccharomyces cerevisiae TIF6 (YPR016C); ancestral locus Anc_8.118), which produces MATRTQFENSNEIGVFSKLTNTYCLVAVGGSENFYSAFEAELGDAIPIVHTTIAGTRIIGRMTAGNRRGLLVPTQTTDQELQHLRNCLPDSVKIQRVEERLSALGNVICCNDYVALVHPDIDRETEELISDVLGVEVFRQTISGNILVGSYCSLSNQGGLVHPQTSVQDQEELSSLLQVPLVAGTVNRGSSVVGAGMVVNDYLAVTGLDTTAPELSVIESIFRLQDAQPESISGNLRDTLIETYS; this is translated from the coding sequence atggcTACTAGGACtcaatttgaaaactctAATGAAATCGGTGTGTTTTCCAAGTTAACGAACACCTACTGTTTGGTCGCTGTTGGTGGTTCCGAAAACTTCTACTCTGCATTTGAAGCTGAATTGGGAGATGCTATTCCAATTGTTCATACCACTATTGCTGGTACACGTATCATCGGTAGAATGACCGCGGGTAACCGTAGAGGTTTGTTGGTCCCAACTCAAACTACTGATCAAGAATTACAACATTTAAGAAACTGTTTGCCAGATTCCGTTAAAATCCAAAGGGTAGAAGAAAGATTATCTGCTTTAGGTAATGTCATCTGTTGTAACGATTATGTTGCTTTGGTACATCCGGATATTGACAGAGAAACTGAAGAATTGATAAGTGATGTATTAGGCGTGGAGGTATTCCGTCAAACCATATCGGGTAATATTCTGGTCGGGTCATATTGTTCTTTGAGTAACCAAGGTGGCTTAGTGCATCCACAGACAAGTGTCCAAGATCAAGAAGAATTGTCCTCCTTATTACAAGTGCCTTTGGTGGCAGGTACAGTTAACCGTGGTAGTTCAGTCGTTGGTGCTGGTATGGTCGTCAATGACTACTTGGCTGTTACGGGTCTGGATACTACAGCTCCAGAATTAAGTGTTATCGAAAGTATCTTCCGCTTGCAAGATGCTCAACCAGAATCCATTTCAGGTAACTTACGTGACACTTTGATTGAAACCTATTCATAG
- the SMKI16G1810 gene encoding uncharacterized protein (similar to Saccharomyces cerevisiae YPR015C; ancestral locus Anc_8.117), protein MWKAKTLESMLCSPVKCPSPNIGASYTQSSKEISNTVKRDVHLPPCSSIMHSSLTSEINQASLPPPAYHYAPSSLHQTEDPVWRSSPNSVIFSPVIASPQPFPLTFIERQSCCPIYSTATSSYTSQSASPSTQNFRDENHRVTGNEQYSLPNVHTGQNPGSLLSQTQTDLDLIQKQLRAVVKLRKQCPICGKVCSRPSTLRTHYLIHTGDTPFKCTWEHCNKSFNVKSNMLRHLRTHQKKIAKKKHQ, encoded by the coding sequence ATGTGGAAAGCAAAAACTCTAGAATCCATGCTTTGTAGCCCAGTAAAATGTCCATCGCCTAACATAGGAGCCTCATATACACAATCTTCGAAGGAAATCTCTAACACGGTTAAAAGGGATGTGCATCTTCCACCATGTTCATCGATCATGCACAGCTCCCTTACTTCTGAAATAAACCAGGCCTCATTACCACCTCCTGCTTATCACTACGCTCCTTCTTCTCTCCACCAAACAGAAGATCCTGTATGGAGATCGAGTCCCAATTCTGTTATCTTCTCCCCGGTTATAGCATCACCACAACCTTTTCCTTTAACGTTCATTGAACGGCAATCTTGTTGCCCTATTTATTCGACCGCGACTTCCTCTTATACTTCCCAATCTGCATCTCCATCTACGCAGAATTTTCGAGACGAAAATCACAGAGTAACGGGCAATGAACAGTACTCCCTCCCGAATGTCCATACTGGGCAAAATCCTGGGTCCCTACTGTCTCAAACACAAACTGACTTGGATCTTATACAAAAGCAACTACGCGCTGTGGTGAAGCTACGGAAACAATGCCCCATCTGTGGGAAGGTTTGTTCGAGACCCTCAACATTGAGAACTCACTATTTAATACACACAGGAGACACGCCTTTCAAGTGTACTTGGGAGCATTGTAACAAATCTTTTAATGTCAAAAGTAACATGTTGAGGCATTTAAGAACacatcaaaagaaaatagcaaagaaaaaacaccAGTAA